Proteins co-encoded in one Babylonia areolata isolate BAREFJ2019XMU chromosome 5, ASM4173473v1, whole genome shotgun sequence genomic window:
- the LOC143282363 gene encoding uncharacterized protein LOC143282363 isoform X3, whose product MDTWICVLSLWLLSSVPTHVRPAIQGGSNNVAKICARNTVTDRRAILVLDRADRGQVTHSPSLCRCTLRSTSTLIIRSLDVRLQDVTSHVCHTGTLLKVSSQNGTTRQLTCEGLSARYGRELLYEGRQEVILDLVLSAHAFPSAVWLKTFSSDGVNVSCEAIIPVVSVCLEDDDQIEDQQAGKGNSTTKEDSPAAEDEGRLSPFFTALTIGLAAGLAVVLLPVVAVLVWLWRRGWNLPCSRSPGAEAAGSRRGTEVDSSGYAPQCEGMRFCLRKQKERKKWEKRQERKKQRKKERQQERKADCRQQRSQMWSDGLEVMRPPRKRENLSALVRIMAQPPLFSPPPPDLEWWSGR is encoded by the exons tgcgcccAGCAATCCAGGGTGGGTCAAATAACGTGGCGAAGATATGCGCCAGAAATACAGTCACTGATCGGCGGGCCATCTTGGTCTTGGACCGGGCGGATCGTGGTCAGGtgactcactccccctccctctgtcggTGCACCCTCCGCTCCACCAGCACCCTGATAATAAGGAGTCTTGACGTCCGCTTACAGGACGTCACCAGCCACGTCTGCCACACTGGGACCCTATTAAAG GTCAGCTCCCAGAACGGGACGACTAGACAGCTGACGTGTGAGGGCCTGTCCGCCAGATATGGACGAGAACTGCTGTACGAGGGAAGGCAGGAGGTGATCCTTGACCTCGTGCTCTCTGCCCACGCCTTCCCCAGCGCCGTGTGGTTGAAGACTTTTAGTTCTG ATGGCGTCAACGTGTCCTGTGAGGCCATCATCCctgtggtctctgtctgtctcgaagATGATGATCAAATAGAGGACCAACAGGCTGGCAAGG GAAACTCAACAACCAAGGAGGACAGTCCTGCTGCTGAGGATGAGGGCAGGTTGTCTCCCTTCTTCACGGCTCTGACCATTGGGCTGGCGGCGGGCCTCGCAGTCGTCCTGCTTCCGGTTGTCGCAGTCCTCGTCTGGCTATGGCGGAGAGGCTGGAACCTTCCGTGCTCCC GGTCACCTGGCGCAGAAGCTGCCGGCAGCAGACG gggaACAGAAGTGGATTCCTCCGGCTATGCCCCGCAGTGTGAAGGTATGAGGTTTTGTCTTcgtaaacagaaagaaagaaagaaatgggaaaaaaggcaggaaagaaagaaacaaaggaagaaagaaagacaacaagaaagaaaggcagactgCAGGCAACAAAGAAgccaaatgtggagtgatggcctagaggtaatgcgtccgcctaggaagcgagagaatctgagcgcgctggttcgaatcatggctcagccgccactattttctccccctccaccagaccttgagtggtggtctggacgctag